One Caldisalinibacter kiritimatiensis DNA segment encodes these proteins:
- a CDS encoding DAK2 domain-containing protein, whose product MKTEYIDSKLLRKMFIFAAKSLEKNKKTVDALNVFPVPDGDTGTNMSLTMQSAVKQIKNLDSDDIAQIASAASKGSLMGARGNSGVILSQLFRGFAKGLNDVKKIDTKAIAKAFKSASDTAYKAVMKPTEGTILTVARECAEKASELSEHETDIKVFLETVIDYGETVLNKTPDMLEVLKQAGVVDAGGKGLIFILKGAYLGLVSEDDSVIEDLDHAEEPANLSDAHEQEDIKFGYCTEFIINTTNGNADEFRNQISGYGDSILVVGGDDIIKVHIHTNEPGEVINKAMALGELIDIKIDNMRYQHKNRILEEETVTENEEENIKEYSFIAVAMGDGIKNVFKDLNIDYVIAGGQTMNPSTEDILNAINEVKGRNVIILPNNSNIILAATQAKELSDKNVEVIPAKTIPQGISAMLAFDEELDINENVDNMTKAISSVKTGQITFAVRDTVINDVEINKDDIIGLNDGDIVTVGNNIKDVAIDLVKELVDEDNYLITIIYGEDISEGEANELAEEIENEAEDCDVEVVYGGQPLYYYIISVE is encoded by the coding sequence TTCCAGATGGAGATACAGGTACAAATATGTCATTAACTATGCAGTCGGCCGTAAAACAAATAAAAAATCTTGATAGTGATGATATTGCACAAATTGCTTCAGCAGCATCAAAGGGTTCATTGATGGGTGCTAGAGGTAATTCAGGTGTTATTTTGTCACAGTTATTTAGAGGCTTTGCAAAGGGATTAAATGATGTAAAAAAAATAGATACTAAGGCTATAGCAAAAGCCTTTAAATCTGCATCAGATACGGCATATAAAGCTGTTATGAAACCGACTGAGGGTACAATATTGACTGTTGCAAGAGAGTGTGCAGAGAAAGCTTCAGAATTGTCAGAGCATGAAACGGATATAAAAGTGTTTTTAGAAACCGTAATTGACTATGGAGAAACAGTATTAAATAAAACTCCTGACATGTTAGAAGTATTGAAACAAGCAGGAGTAGTTGATGCGGGTGGAAAAGGATTAATCTTCATTCTAAAGGGAGCTTATCTAGGATTGGTTTCAGAAGATGATTCAGTCATTGAAGATTTAGACCATGCAGAAGAGCCAGCTAATTTAAGTGATGCTCATGAACAAGAGGATATTAAGTTCGGATATTGTACAGAATTTATTATAAATACTACTAACGGGAATGCAGATGAATTTAGAAATCAGATAAGTGGATATGGTGATTCTATTCTAGTAGTTGGTGGAGATGATATAATAAAGGTTCATATACATACTAATGAACCAGGTGAAGTTATAAACAAGGCTATGGCTTTAGGTGAACTTATTGATATAAAAATAGATAATATGAGATATCAACATAAGAATAGAATTTTAGAAGAAGAGACAGTAACTGAAAATGAAGAGGAAAATATAAAAGAATACAGTTTCATAGCAGTAGCTATGGGAGATGGGATAAAAAATGTGTTTAAGGATTTAAATATTGATTATGTGATTGCCGGTGGGCAAACTATGAATCCAAGTACAGAGGACATACTAAATGCAATAAATGAGGTTAAAGGCAGGAATGTAATAATACTCCCAAATAATAGTAATATAATATTAGCTGCAACACAAGCAAAGGAATTAAGTGATAAAAACGTGGAAGTTATTCCTGCAAAGACAATTCCACAGGGAATTTCGGCAATGCTTGCTTTTGATGAAGAACTTGATATTAACGAAAACGTGGATAATATGACTAAAGCAATAAGTTCAGTTAAAACAGGACAAATAACATTTGCTGTTAGGGATACAGTTATTAATGACGTAGAGATTAACAAGGACGATATAATAGGATTAAATGATGGAGACATAGTGACAGTTGGTAACAATATTAAAGATGTAGCAATAGATTTGGTAAAAGAATTAGTAGATGAGGACAATTATTTAATAACTATAATTTATGGTGAAGACATATCAGAGGGAGAAGCAAATGAATTGGCAGAAGAGATAGAAAATGAAGCTGAAGATTGTGACGTGGAAGTGGTATACGGAGGACAACCTCTTTATTACTATATTATTTCTGTTGAATAG